A stretch of the Ornithodoros turicata isolate Travis chromosome 4, ASM3712646v1, whole genome shotgun sequence genome encodes the following:
- the LOC135391872 gene encoding protein N-terminal asparagine amidohydrolase-like, with translation MPLVINGGVIDQLPPDTRTLFETYPHFKEISAGLTSQVPKVIGPLGLLYVKQREFAVTVAQDKNVSVLGTDEATTCIMAVVRHTGSGAVALGHFDGSGLEHGAAAMVRRVQELSLPVPDGRFEVYLVGGFLDRRAYSEGLATQLLYAFHKQPVNLHLITACLCELNNVLRGNLNWPTIYGIGVNIKSGEIFPATFPDKGPELPLRSARHFTGCHEMNDIYDCSLGMMRIGPFNYEPMRGVDLWLAQNDDFILQHLSTSPEVESPMFVMQVRAALKYIQQHPFPGVTVFPDNRPHYFRKDEGGAWIPVCY, from the exons ATGCCTCTCGTCATCAACGGTGGTGTGATCGACCAGCTGCCACCTGATACAAGGACACTGTTTGAGACCTATCCGCACTTCAAA GAGATATCTGCCGGCTTGACTTCCCAAGTTCCCAAAGTGATTGGTCCGCTTGGCCTTTTGTACGTTAAGCAACGGGAGTTTGCTGTGACCGTTGCTCAAGACA AAAATGTCAGCGTACTGGGAACGGACGAAGCCACGACGTGCATTATGGCAGTCGTGCGACATACAG GTTCGGGCGCAGTGGCACTGGGCCATTTTGACGGGTCTGGTCTAGAACATGGCGCAGCTGCTATGGTGAGGAGGGTGCAAGAGCTGTCGCTTCCCGTTCCAGATGGCCG gttcGAAGTTTACCTCGTCGGCGGATTTCTCGATCGGAGGGCTTACTCCGAGGGACTGGCAACACAGTTGCTCT ATGCATTTCATAAGCAGCCGGTCAACCTGCATCTTATTACTGCCTGTTTGTGCG AACTGAACAACGTCCTCCGCGGGAATCTGAACTGGCCCACTATCTACGGCATAG GAGTCAACATCAAAAGCGGCGAAATATTCCCAGCGACTTTTCCCGACAAAGGACCCGAGCTGCCACTTCGATCGGCCAGGCATTTTACCGGTTGTCACGAG ATGAATGACATCTACGATTGCTCGTTGGGAATGATGCGAATCGGTCCCTTCAACTACGAGCCCATGCGGGGTGTGGACCTTTGGCTTGCTCAGAATGACGACTTCATCCTGCAG CACCTGTCGACGTCGCCTGAGGTCGAGTCCCCGATGTTTGTCATGCAAGTCCGGGCGGCGCTCAAGTACATCCAGCAACACCCATTTCCGGGAGTCACGGTGTTTCCGGACAACCGGCCCCACTACTTCCGCAAGGACGAAGGGGGAGCTTGGATCCCAGTGTGCTACTGA